One window of the Archangium primigenium genome contains the following:
- a CDS encoding protein kinase domain-containing protein: MNEPSSNDSFPIHPTGPDGLLFEGPAYRYTFVSPLLDVPEPMAIARRTPVKGEGAACGVILKRVQMPPEDERRQRAVEEVRLATRLRHPGIVQVYGLEEYEGAPYVVMEHTEGLFLATAMETALLLGRTLAPAHVVYIAAEVADALHHAWNSPGEDGRPLHLVHRAVSPPSIRLEFSGRVTLTDFGVAYSRMVGRLDTPSTVLRAELAYAAPEVMRRQKPDGRADLYSLGMVLLEMLSGQYPLDPPDVSVPFSGSAAASRYNARVRPERPSWTSPGELANRILSFGPDDVERVAAELTEPLKCIRHKALQAHPDDRYQTAGEMRDELRAWLNDQGRPFGLSDAEAELGALLREKPSPQETHAFPIEKGVLLTPEEEASVEEDATEEETKDQGG, from the coding sequence GTGAACGAGCCATCGAGCAACGACAGCTTCCCCATTCACCCCACGGGTCCAGACGGTCTTCTCTTCGAGGGACCCGCGTACCGCTACACCTTCGTCTCCCCTCTGTTGGACGTGCCTGAGCCCATGGCCATCGCCCGACGCACTCCCGTGAAAGGGGAGGGGGCTGCGTGCGGCGTCATCCTCAAGCGGGTGCAGATGCCTCCCGAGGACGAGCGCCGCCAGCGGGCAGTGGAGGAGGTACGGCTCGCCACCCGGCTGCGCCACCCCGGCATCGTCCAGGTGTACGGGCTGGAGGAGTACGAGGGCGCCCCCTACGTGGTGATGGAGCACACCGAGGGCCTCTTCCTGGCGACGGCCATGGAGACGGCATTGCTGCTGGGCAGGACGCTCGCACCCGCTCATGTCGTCTACATCGCCGCCGAGGTGGCCGACGCCCTCCACCATGCCTGGAACAGTCCGGGCGAGGATGGCCGCCCGCTGCACCTCGTCCACCGGGCGGTGAGTCCCCCGAGCATCCGGCTGGAGTTCAGCGGCAGGGTGACGCTCACCGACTTCGGCGTGGCGTACTCACGGATGGTGGGCCGGTTGGACACGCCCTCCACGGTGCTGCGTGCGGAACTGGCCTATGCCGCTCCCGAGGTGATGCGCCGCCAGAAGCCCGATGGGCGAGCGGACCTCTACTCGCTGGGCATGGTGCTGCTGGAAATGCTGTCGGGGCAGTACCCGCTGGATCCGCCGGACGTGAGCGTGCCTTTCAGTGGGTCCGCGGCGGCAAGCCGGTATAACGCCCGCGTCCGTCCCGAGCGGCCCTCCTGGACGAGCCCAGGGGAGCTGGCCAACCGCATCCTGAGCTTCGGCCCGGATGACGTGGAGCGGGTGGCCGCCGAGCTTACCGAGCCGCTCAAGTGCATCCGCCACAAGGCCCTGCAAGCCCACCCGGACGACCGCTACCAGACCGCCGGTGAGATGCGGGACGAGCTGCGCGCGTGGCTCAACGACCAGGGCAGGCCGTTCGGGCTCTCCGATGCGGAGGCGGAGCTGGGAGCCCTCCTCCGTGAGAAACCTTCTCCCCAGGAAACGCACGCATTCCCCATCGAGAAGGGCGTCCTGCTTACACCCGAGGAGGAAGCCTCGGTCGAGGAGGACGCCACCGAGGAAGAGACGAAAGACCAAGGTGGGTGA
- a CDS encoding IS5 family transposase, whose product MPERQRYPTDLTDEQWALIEPFVRASHCGPQEVLHPRREVVNAILYIKRTGAQWRYMPHDLPDWQLVYHYFAKWKKDGTWKKLNDELRRKVRKKEGHAEEPTAGILDSQSVKTMQEAETKGYDAGKKIKGRKRHLLVDTLGLLLVAWMTTGDVQDRDATPAVLPLAAQQYPSLKKVWVDGGYAGPKVQAVAQESGIDVEVVKRSDQAKGFVLLPKRWIGERTFGWLNRQRRLSKDYERQESSSEAFIQLGMIDLMLRRLA is encoded by the coding sequence ATGCCCGAGCGACAGCGCTACCCCACGGACCTGACGGATGAACAATGGGCGCTGATAGAGCCCTTTGTTCGAGCCAGCCACTGCGGCCCGCAGGAAGTGCTGCATCCGCGCCGAGAAGTGGTCAACGCCATTCTCTATATCAAGCGCACCGGAGCTCAGTGGAGGTACATGCCGCATGACCTGCCGGATTGGCAGCTCGTCTACCACTACTTCGCGAAGTGGAAGAAGGACGGGACGTGGAAGAAGCTCAACGATGAGCTTCGGCGCAAGGTGCGCAAGAAAGAGGGTCATGCCGAGGAGCCCACCGCGGGGATTCTCGATAGTCAGAGCGTCAAGACGATGCAGGAGGCAGAGACCAAGGGGTACGACGCGGGCAAGAAGATAAAGGGCAGGAAGCGCCACTTGTTGGTCGACACGCTGGGGCTGCTGCTCGTCGCGTGGATGACGACAGGGGATGTACAAGACAGGGACGCGACCCCTGCGGTGCTACCCCTGGCCGCGCAACAATACCCCTCCCTCAAAAAGGTCTGGGTGGATGGCGGTTACGCCGGGCCGAAAGTTCAAGCCGTGGCCCAGGAGAGTGGCATTGACGTCGAGGTGGTGAAGCGCTCGGACCAGGCGAAGGGCTTTGTTCTCCTTCCCAAACGATGGATTGGGGAGAGGACTTTTGGATGGCTGAACCGGCAGCGGCGTCTTTCAAAAGACTACGAGCGCCAGGAGTCTTCCTCCGAAGCGTTCATTCAGCTCGGCATGATCGACCTCATGCTCCGGCGCCTCGCCTGA
- a CDS encoding helix-turn-helix transcriptional regulator: MKKNTHLMTKKKMTVHLGEVLREARLKAELTQADVAERVGVATEVYGRVERGNLTPSVPSLRRLCVALRVDANAVLNLTGHEAATWLQESEPTPEESPQLRRLLRILRQLDDKQLCAVGYMARSLVSSEAH; the protein is encoded by the coding sequence ATGAAGAAGAACACCCATCTGATGACGAAGAAGAAGATGACTGTCCACCTGGGAGAAGTGCTGCGCGAGGCGCGGCTCAAAGCCGAACTCACCCAGGCGGACGTGGCCGAGCGCGTGGGCGTGGCCACCGAGGTGTATGGGCGGGTAGAGCGGGGCAACCTGACGCCAAGCGTCCCCAGCCTGAGACGGCTGTGTGTGGCTCTCCGGGTAGACGCCAACGCCGTCCTGAACCTCACTGGCCATGAGGCGGCGACCTGGTTGCAGGAGTCCGAGCCTACTCCGGAGGAGTCACCACAACTGCGCCGCCTGCTGCGTATCCTGCGCCAGTTGGATGACAAGCAGCTTTGCGCTGTGGGCTATATGGCGCGCAGCCTCGTGTCATCCGAAGCCCATTAG
- a CDS encoding DUF2381 family protein — MLTAPVEATERAPLPTCEAGTRYIELTADTPSKTPEVCIRPELSLSLFFDAKLTRVEVEGRERFRRVKLVDDTLTLVASEALHDGERVPVTAYFEDGAAPTRATFVLVVHPSQAERQVEVSRRERTVASLRQGEQQARAEAQQCREEKARLQAECRGQGGLTGLIVNEWMGEKGVVARVLKDVIQHPGSSLDAQKVISYRAVGPVGRGRVAVEVELFNLGTVTWMPTGAALVAAKREELTGLKVSPLEPIPPGGLRRIVVELEAAEREARGTYTLKLWAGEAGAEGVTLDGVTFP, encoded by the coding sequence TTGCTCACCGCACCTGTCGAGGCCACTGAGCGGGCGCCGCTCCCCACCTGCGAGGCGGGCACGCGCTACATCGAGCTGACGGCGGACACCCCCAGCAAGACGCCGGAGGTGTGCATCCGGCCGGAGTTGTCCCTCTCCCTGTTCTTCGACGCGAAGCTCACGCGCGTGGAGGTCGAGGGGCGGGAGCGGTTCCGCCGGGTGAAGCTGGTGGACGACACCCTGACGCTCGTGGCCTCGGAGGCGCTGCACGACGGGGAGCGCGTGCCGGTGACGGCTTACTTCGAGGACGGCGCGGCGCCAACGCGTGCCACCTTCGTGCTGGTGGTCCACCCCTCCCAGGCGGAGCGCCAGGTGGAGGTGTCGCGCCGCGAGCGCACCGTGGCCTCCCTCCGGCAGGGAGAGCAGCAGGCGCGAGCCGAGGCCCAGCAGTGCCGGGAGGAGAAGGCGCGTCTCCAGGCCGAGTGCCGCGGGCAGGGTGGGCTCACGGGTCTCATCGTCAACGAGTGGATGGGCGAAAAGGGGGTTGTCGCCCGAGTGCTCAAGGACGTCATCCAACACCCAGGAAGCTCGCTTGATGCGCAGAAGGTCATCAGCTACCGCGCCGTTGGACCTGTGGGAAGGGGACGAGTGGCCGTGGAGGTGGAACTGTTCAACCTGGGAACGGTGACCTGGATGCCAACGGGGGCGGCCCTGGTGGCTGCCAAGCGCGAGGAACTGACAGGGCTGAAAGTGTCGCCCCTGGAGCCCATCCCGCCAGGAGGGTTGCGGCGCATCGTGGTGGAGCTGGAGGCGGCGGAGCGCGAGGCCCGGGGAACCTACACGCTCAAGCTGTGGGCGGGAGAAGCTGGAGCCGAGGGCGTGACGCTCGACGGCGTGACGTTCCCTTAG
- a CDS encoding molybdopterin oxidoreductase family protein gives MTTAVPSRTHFRTCNLCEAMCGLRIETDGQRVLSIRGDDADPFSQGHICPKAVALKDLHEDPDRLRQPVRRTATGWEPLSWEEALAETAQRLHAVQKAHGKNAVAIYSGNPTVHNHGAMLLLPFFLKALRTRNKFSATSVDQLPHHLASYLMLGHQLLIPVPDVDRTHFMLILGANPVASNGSLMTAPGFRARLKALQQRGGKAVVVDPRKTETARLADEHLFIRPGTDALWLLAVVHVLVHEVGPRLGRLAAFTDGLAHVHELSREFTPERVAPQTGIPAETTRRIARAFAEAPSAVCYGRVGVSTQAFGGLCQWLINVINVVSGNFDREGGAMFTRPAFDLVGGPQAMRMSRGSIGRWKSRVRGLPEFSGELPVSVLGEEILTPGEGQIRALVTSAGNPVVSTPNGRQLDEAFASLDFMVSIDPYINETTRHAHIILPPVTQLERGHFDLVFNAFAVRNTVKYSPPLFPAPPGARHDWEIFLELKHHLDRLHGAPRVQGELSYQALKALGPDGILDLGLRAGPYGFKPRPFRPGLSLSRLKAQPHGMDLGALRPCLPQRLATRERRLQLAPELLVGDLQRLRATLLPAEGPARSDGELLLIGRRHVRDNNSWMHNVARLVSGKPRCTLMVHPEDARRLGLRDGGEARITSRVGEVSAPVTVTDEVMPGVVSLPHGYGHGRPGVQLRVAGAHAGVSINDLSDDRAIDEISGNAAFSGLQVRIEPVECTGRDEQPTIG, from the coding sequence ATGACCACGGCAGTCCCTTCGCGCACCCACTTCCGCACCTGCAACCTCTGCGAGGCCATGTGCGGGCTGCGCATCGAGACGGACGGGCAGCGGGTGCTGTCCATCCGCGGCGATGACGCGGATCCCTTCAGCCAGGGCCACATCTGCCCCAAGGCCGTGGCCCTGAAGGATCTGCACGAGGATCCGGACCGGCTGCGCCAGCCCGTGCGTCGCACCGCCACGGGTTGGGAGCCCCTGTCCTGGGAGGAGGCGCTCGCGGAGACGGCCCAACGGCTGCACGCGGTGCAGAAGGCCCACGGCAAGAACGCGGTGGCCATCTACTCGGGCAATCCCACCGTGCACAACCACGGGGCGATGCTGCTCTTGCCCTTCTTCCTCAAGGCCCTGCGCACGCGCAACAAGTTCTCCGCCACGTCGGTGGACCAGCTGCCGCACCACCTGGCCTCGTACCTGATGCTCGGCCACCAGCTGCTCATCCCCGTGCCGGACGTGGACCGCACGCACTTCATGCTCATCCTGGGCGCCAACCCCGTGGCCTCCAACGGCAGCCTGATGACGGCGCCGGGCTTCCGCGCGCGGCTCAAGGCGCTGCAGCAGCGCGGCGGCAAGGCCGTGGTGGTGGATCCGCGCAAGACGGAGACGGCGCGCCTGGCGGACGAGCACCTCTTCATCCGCCCGGGCACGGACGCGCTGTGGCTGCTGGCCGTGGTGCACGTGCTCGTCCACGAGGTGGGCCCGCGCCTGGGTCGGCTCGCGGCGTTCACCGACGGCCTGGCGCACGTGCACGAGCTGTCCCGGGAGTTCACCCCCGAGCGCGTCGCCCCCCAGACCGGCATCCCCGCGGAGACCACCCGGCGCATCGCCCGGGCGTTCGCCGAGGCCCCTTCCGCCGTGTGCTACGGCCGCGTGGGCGTGTCCACACAGGCCTTCGGGGGCCTGTGCCAGTGGCTCATCAACGTCATCAACGTGGTGTCGGGCAACTTCGACCGCGAGGGCGGCGCCATGTTCACCCGGCCCGCCTTCGATCTCGTGGGCGGCCCCCAGGCCATGCGCATGAGCCGGGGAAGCATCGGCCGGTGGAAGAGCCGCGTGCGCGGGCTGCCGGAGTTCTCCGGGGAGCTGCCGGTGTCGGTGCTCGGCGAGGAGATCCTCACCCCGGGCGAGGGGCAGATCCGCGCCCTGGTCACCTCCGCGGGCAACCCCGTGGTGTCCACGCCCAACGGGCGGCAGCTGGACGAGGCCTTCGCGTCCCTGGACTTCATGGTGAGCATCGACCCGTACATCAACGAGACGACGCGCCACGCGCACATCATCCTGCCGCCCGTCACCCAGCTGGAGCGCGGCCACTTCGATCTCGTCTTCAACGCGTTCGCGGTGCGCAACACCGTCAAGTACTCGCCGCCGCTCTTCCCCGCGCCGCCGGGCGCGCGCCATGACTGGGAGATCTTCCTGGAGCTCAAGCACCACCTGGACCGGCTCCACGGCGCGCCGCGCGTGCAGGGCGAGCTGTCCTACCAGGCCCTCAAGGCCCTGGGGCCCGACGGCATCCTGGACCTGGGCCTGCGCGCGGGCCCCTATGGCTTCAAGCCCCGCCCCTTCCGTCCGGGCTTGAGCCTCTCGCGCCTCAAGGCCCAGCCGCACGGCATGGACCTGGGGGCGCTCCGGCCGTGCCTGCCCCAGCGCCTGGCCACGCGCGAGCGCCGCCTCCAGCTCGCGCCCGAACTCCTGGTGGGGGACCTCCAGCGCCTGCGCGCCACGCTGCTCCCGGCCGAGGGCCCGGCGCGCTCCGACGGCGAGCTGCTGCTCATCGGCCGACGCCACGTGCGCGACAACAACTCCTGGATGCACAACGTGGCCAGGCTCGTGAGCGGCAAGCCCCGGTGTACGCTGATGGTGCACCCCGAGGACGCCCGGCGGCTGGGGCTGCGCGATGGGGGCGAGGCCCGCATCACCTCCCGGGTGGGTGAGGTGTCCGCCCCGGTCACGGTCACCGACGAGGTCATGCCCGGCGTGGTGAGCCTGCCCCACGGGTACGGCCATGGTCGTCCGGGGGTCCAACTCCGGGTGGCGGGGGCGCACGCCGGGGTCAGCATCAATGACCTGTCAGATGACCGCGCTATCGATGAAATCAGCGGAAACGCCGCATTCTCCGGGCTTCAGGTGCGGATTGAACCGGTAGAATGCACTGGCCGTGACGAGCAGCCCACGATTGGATGA
- a CDS encoding SpoIID/LytB domain-containing protein, with the protein MNRAVLALLPLLLVTCATPPSAAPAPAPPPERPAVAPAPPPAPAPAPRLELSAEELPVPDARRRLDFRGGEPRVPIGLMQGRPEVRFVPRGRMRLRFGGEGDKFLEAPAGSVWTARVTEGSPAVLSARVQLAELPFADKAGLAEAQAQWQARGLAVRVHVLGVIYGIAGKVIDNRRYLLLLDEELAPRDAPTRQAALLRDFGVRTTLFEEVRTPSHAILEVKDQAGAVVGLAQDTLSMETLDDAGFEVRQVEHDVGYDNHGFEDRAYRGTLQLAVDRHGTLAVVNAVKLEDLLKGLVPSEIYARAHPEALKAQAVTARGEVLAKVGIKHLADPFLLCSEQHCAVYRGRTGEAASTTAAVEATRGEGLFSQTGRLVDSVYSAVCGGHTEDNDVVWGGPPNPNLRGRPDVLRSPEGLTTPATLAEYLRADLPTMCRLSSFAQPSKYRWEKRFSVEQVNALTQHLKVGPVRALSLGERGVSGRARTLTVAGERGVTQVRGELNIRRLFGMLNSAMALVEEEQDAEGRVVGWRFRGGGWGHGVGMCQTGAIGRAEAGQRYQDILRFYFNGAEVSSIY; encoded by the coding sequence TTGAACCGCGCCGTCCTCGCCCTCCTTCCGCTGTTGCTCGTCACGTGCGCGACGCCCCCGTCGGCGGCCCCCGCGCCCGCGCCGCCCCCCGAGCGCCCCGCCGTCGCGCCCGCGCCGCCTCCGGCGCCCGCGCCCGCTCCCCGACTGGAGCTGTCCGCCGAGGAGCTGCCCGTGCCGGACGCGCGCCGGCGCCTGGACTTCCGGGGCGGCGAGCCGCGGGTGCCCATCGGGCTGATGCAGGGCCGGCCCGAGGTGCGCTTCGTGCCCCGGGGCCGGATGCGGCTGCGCTTCGGGGGCGAGGGGGACAAGTTCCTGGAGGCGCCCGCGGGCTCGGTGTGGACGGCCCGGGTGACGGAGGGCTCCCCCGCGGTGCTGTCCGCGCGCGTGCAGCTCGCGGAGCTTCCCTTCGCGGACAAGGCGGGACTCGCCGAGGCCCAGGCGCAGTGGCAGGCCCGGGGCCTCGCCGTGCGCGTGCACGTGCTGGGGGTCATCTACGGCATCGCCGGCAAGGTCATCGACAACCGGCGCTACCTGCTGCTCTTGGACGAGGAGCTGGCGCCGCGGGACGCCCCCACGCGTCAGGCCGCGCTCCTGCGCGACTTTGGCGTGCGCACCACCCTGTTCGAGGAGGTGCGCACCCCCTCGCACGCCATCCTCGAGGTGAAGGATCAGGCGGGCGCGGTGGTGGGGCTCGCCCAGGACACCCTGTCCATGGAGACGCTGGACGACGCGGGCTTCGAGGTGCGGCAGGTGGAGCATGACGTGGGCTACGACAACCACGGCTTCGAGGACCGCGCCTACCGGGGCACGCTCCAGCTCGCGGTGGACCGGCACGGCACGCTCGCGGTGGTCAACGCGGTGAAGCTGGAGGATCTGCTCAAGGGGCTGGTGCCCTCGGAGATCTACGCCCGGGCCCACCCCGAGGCGCTCAAGGCCCAGGCGGTGACGGCGCGCGGCGAGGTGCTCGCGAAGGTGGGCATCAAGCACCTGGCGGACCCCTTCCTCCTGTGCTCCGAGCAGCACTGCGCGGTGTACCGGGGCCGCACGGGCGAGGCCGCCAGCACCACGGCGGCGGTGGAGGCCACCCGGGGCGAGGGCCTCTTCTCCCAGACGGGGCGCCTGGTGGACTCGGTGTACAGCGCGGTGTGCGGCGGCCACACCGAGGACAACGACGTCGTCTGGGGCGGCCCGCCCAACCCCAACCTGCGCGGCCGGCCGGACGTGCTGCGCTCGCCCGAGGGGCTGACCACCCCGGCCACGCTCGCCGAGTACCTGCGCGCGGACCTGCCCACCATGTGCCGCCTGTCCAGCTTCGCCCAGCCGAGCAAGTACCGCTGGGAGAAGCGCTTCAGCGTGGAGCAGGTCAACGCCCTCACCCAGCACCTCAAGGTGGGGCCCGTGCGGGCGCTGAGCCTCGGGGAGCGGGGCGTGTCGGGGCGGGCGCGCACGCTCACGGTGGCCGGCGAGCGCGGCGTCACCCAGGTGCGCGGCGAACTCAACATCCGCCGGCTCTTCGGCATGCTGAACAGCGCCATGGCCCTGGTCGAGGAGGAGCAGGACGCCGAGGGGCGCGTGGTGGGCTGGCGCTTCCGGGGCGGCGGCTGGGGCCACGGCGTGGGCATGTGCCAGACGGGCGCCATCGGCCGGGCCGAGGCCGGGCAGCGCTACCAGGACATCCTTCGTTTCTACTTCAATGGGGCCGAGGTCTCGTCCATCTACTGA
- a CDS encoding addiction module protein: protein MATKEDLRSDVSRLPPEERAELERRAREVLGGSVKTVSWEQVEERIRARLGPRR, encoded by the coding sequence ATGGCGACCAAGGAAGACCTGCGCTCGGACGTGTCTCGGCTCCCTCCCGAGGAGCGCGCCGAACTTGAGCGCCGCGCTCGTGAAGTGCTCGGCGGAAGCGTGAAGACGGTCTCCTGGGAGCAAGTCGAGGAGCGCATCCGCGCCCGGCTCGGTCCGCGGCGGTGA
- a CDS encoding glutathione S-transferase family protein: MITVYQTPVAWGTPNLSPFCFKLEAYLRMTGLPYEVKLADLRKAPKGKVPYVEFEGQRMGDSQFIIEYLKKKHGDPLDKELTPMQVAVGHTVRRMLEECTYWYIVYMRWADEAGWLAYRPVAETMVPWVVGGDIPVATLRQGMLRILHDQGTGRHSSEEVQALAIADIGAIATIMGENKYLLGDKPTSFDAGLYSFLVSVIANPVDTDLKQFTLSQTNLVRYCTRFKKEFFANWTPPDLKAA, translated from the coding sequence ATGATCACCGTCTACCAAACTCCCGTGGCCTGGGGCACCCCGAACCTCAGCCCCTTCTGCTTCAAGCTCGAGGCGTACCTGCGGATGACGGGACTGCCCTACGAGGTGAAGCTCGCGGACCTGCGCAAGGCGCCCAAGGGCAAGGTGCCCTATGTGGAGTTCGAGGGGCAGCGCATGGGCGACTCGCAGTTCATCATCGAGTACCTGAAGAAGAAGCACGGGGATCCGCTCGACAAGGAGCTCACGCCCATGCAGGTGGCGGTGGGCCACACGGTGCGCCGCATGCTCGAGGAGTGCACCTACTGGTATATCGTCTACATGCGCTGGGCGGACGAGGCGGGCTGGCTCGCCTACCGGCCGGTGGCCGAGACGATGGTGCCCTGGGTGGTGGGCGGTGACATCCCGGTGGCCACGCTGCGCCAGGGCATGCTGCGCATCCTGCACGACCAGGGCACGGGCCGGCACAGCTCCGAGGAGGTGCAGGCGCTGGCCATCGCGGACATCGGCGCCATCGCGACCATCATGGGCGAGAACAAGTACCTGCTCGGGGACAAGCCCACGTCCTTCGACGCGGGGCTCTACTCGTTCCTGGTGAGCGTCATCGCCAACCCGGTGGACACGGATCTCAAGCAGTTCACGCTGAGCCAGACCAATCTGGTGCGCTACTGCACGCGCTTCAAGAAGGAGTTCTTCGCCAACTGGACGCCGCCGGACCTCAAGGCCGCCTGA
- a CDS encoding helix-turn-helix transcriptional regulator, translating into MDEKLRHALGDAARAARLRMGLTQVEVAKKVRLKSGVYGRVERGAMVPSVPTLRRICETLGISSDALLSLDTQAPKTTASAPAPGGREHPELSRIIHLLHRWPPERLALLRKLLETADPHLSDES; encoded by the coding sequence ATGGACGAGAAGCTGCGACACGCGCTGGGGGACGCGGCCCGGGCTGCTCGCCTTCGGATGGGCCTCACGCAGGTGGAGGTGGCCAAGAAGGTGCGCCTGAAGTCCGGCGTCTACGGCCGGGTCGAGCGGGGCGCCATGGTGCCCAGCGTCCCCACGCTGCGGCGCATCTGCGAAACCCTGGGCATCTCCTCGGATGCACTCCTGTCCCTGGATACTCAAGCCCCCAAGACAACAGCATCAGCCCCTGCCCCAGGGGGCAGAGAGCACCCGGAACTCAGCCGCATCATCCACCTCTTGCACAGGTGGCCGCCGGAGCGGTTGGCGCTCTTGCGCAAGCTGCTGGAGACGGCCGACCCCCACCTCTCGGACGAAAGCTAA